From Acidianus brierleyi:
ATAATTAGCATGTGAATATCTATAACTACTATGCAAATAAGAGCACTAACAGTATTTGTCTCGTCTTTAGAATATGATAGAATAAGTAATTATGTTGAAAAAATTAAAAAAATTGACAATATATGGACAAAAAGAATTTCATTACCTGAGACAAATCTTTCCATATCAAAAGTAATGGAGTTAATTCCCCAAGATAATAGTGTGCTTTTCAGCGTTTGCGGAATGAGGGATAACGATAATAGAATAATGGAAATACTTGACGCATTAAGATCTGGAAGCAATATTTTTTGTAATATTCTAGTTAATGATATAAAAAACCTAGATAAAATAACGAAAATATTAACAAAGCTAGAACCAGAAGAGGCAACTAGATTGGCTTTATTAATTAATGATGACTTCCTTCTTACGCCTTATTTCCCTGCTTCTACTGCTAATGTTGTAGCAGACTCGTTTGGCTTAGCATTGCTGTACGTTAAAGATTTTATTGAAAATAATATATCTAGCGCGTTTCAACAAGCTAATGAATTCGGTTTAAAAGTATCAAGAAAAATTGGTGCCAAATTTCTAGGTATTGATGTCTCTTTATCTCCATGGATGAATGAAAGTGTAGGAGAAATAATAGAAAAACAGAGCGGGAAAATATTTTCACTAGGTAATACGTGGACTGTAGGAGAAATTAACAAATTAATATTTTCAGAAGCCTGGAGATCTAAAGTAACCCCTATAGGATTTTCAGAAACAATGCTTCCAATAGCAGAAGATAATATTCTTAAAAAGAGAGTCGAAGAAGGTTCTTTAACATTGTCTCAACTAGTTCAATTAACATTTGCTTGCGCTGCAGGAATTGACATGGTTGGAATAAAGGAAGATCCATTACTTTACAAAAATCTTATCAAAGACCTTATAGCAATCCAATTTACTAAGAAAAGACCTTATGCAATAAGAATTATTCCTTCAAGAGGAGAAGATAAAATAAATACAAAAGATTTCGGTATAATACCTACGATTAAAGTAATATAGAGATGTTTTAAATTACTTTTATATACTTCCTATTATATAGAGAAATATCATGGAAGTTAGAAGAGTTCAAAAATTTGGTAAATCAACATTGATGGTTTCTCTGCCTGCAGACTGGGTAAAGGAAGTAGGTCTAAATCCTGGTGAAAGTATATACTTGGAAGTGGACGAGGACGGAAGCTTAAAGGTATATCCGCCAAATTTGAAATCAGAAAGTACATCAAAAGAGATGAAAGTAGCTATTAAAAATAATACATCGGCTGACTTAATAGGAAGACTTATCTATAGTTTATACGTATTGGGTTTTGATAAGGTATCAATAGAATCTACAGACGGTCCTTTTAATGAAGATGTGTTAAGAAAAGTTAAAGATGCAGCAAGAAGCCTTATAGGTTTAGAAATAGTTTCACAAGATGTTACTTCTCTACAAATACAATCGTTTTTAGATCCAACTAAATATAATATGACTAGCCTAATAAGCAGATTAAGTAATACGCTAAAGCAAATGTTACATTATCTAAACTTAGGAATAAAAGAGGCTAGTAGAACATTTTTACAAGAAGTTATAGAATTAGAAAAAGAGATAGACAGACTGTATTATCTATCTTTAAGACAGTTACTAATAGCACAAGTTAATAGAAGTTTAGCATATATGATAGGTGTAAAAAGAATACAAATTGTTGGGAACAGAATATTAATGAAAGCTGTAGAGGAGGCAGCAGACGAAATAAGCGATGCGGCAAACGATTTATTAGCATTACATCCGGAGGATCTCGAAATAATAAAGAACTCGTGGGAAAAAATAGACATGTTAATTGATCAGACTACAGTAGTAATTGATCATGTAGTAAAAGTTCTAGGAAAAGAAGATGTTAAGTTAGTAAATGAAGTAATGGAAGAACTTGAAACATTAAGAAGAGTATTGATAACAGAAGCTTTGGGTATAGAAGAAAAGCTTAGCAAAATAAGTTCGCCTAGGGCTACTATAGCTGCGAGGACACTAAATCTAAGATTATATAATGCTATAAGAAGAATGGAGCCGATAGCTGAAATAGCATTTAATAGAAGCGTGGAAAATTTAAAGGAAATTACTATTGACTAATAGTTTTTAGTTGTGATAATACATATTGTCTTATCTCAGTTATTGAAGGAAGTTTTTCCATAATTTTCCCATTATCCATGTATTTCTTAAGTAGAGGAGTACATCCATCTATTTTTTCATTTAGCAAAGTTATTGTATCATTTAGACTATTACATCTCCATACTTGTTTTGCGCCTGGCCATTTACCTCTTTTAGTGAAAGGAACCCATTTTCCGTCTATATACTTTTCAACAATATCTGCGCTAAAGTCTACACTCTGTGGAAATGCTACACTGGTTCCTATACCAAATCCATCTACATAATCTTTCAATTCTATTACGTCCTCCTCATCTATTCCTCCACTAACTATTATCTTAACATTCCTAAATCCATTAATGTCAAGAGTCCATCTGACCTCTTGAATTATTTTCTTAAAGTTACCTCTTCTACTGGAAGGTGTGTCTAATCTTATTCCGTATAGTTTATCTCCTAAAAGTTTAGCAGCTTTTAATGCTGCAAAACGTTCATCTTCAAATGTATCTACTAGAGCTATTCTTTGAACTGCCGGATCTATTGCATTATTAAACGCTTCCCATGCCTTCTCATCATCTCCTAATATGAGCATAAGAGCATGAGGCATTGTCCCAGAGGGTTCTAATCCTAAATATTCCTTACTCATAAGACCAGATACTCCATCCATTCCGCCTATATAGGCTGATCTATCTGCTATTATTGAAGAAACTGGATGTAAAGCTCTTAATCCAAAAAATATCATGGATTTATCTAAAGCCAAAGACTTTAATCTAGCAGCCTTAGTAGCTATGCTACTTTCTTGCCTTAATATTCCTAGTAAAGCAGTCTCATATATTCCAAAATCTAAATAATTTCCCTCTATTATCATTACTGGCTCTATTTCCTTGAATAAAGTACCTTCTGGCATTGCATAAACTGTTACTGGCTTTCCTTCTAATAGTTTTAGTACTTCCTCTAAGCCAGCGAAAACTCCCCAATTATAATTTTTAGGAAGTCCATATGAATGAAACTCCATTCTTACTTTTACATCTTTTATGCCTAAGTAAGATAGAGTTTTTACTGTTCTGTCGAAGTATATATCAGTTATTTTTCCATCTAATATTTCTTCTTCCTTTGGTATGAAAAGCTTCATCAGGATTTATTGTATAAGTTAATTTTTAAACCTTAGAGAAGAGCTACATATGAATTAAAATGATTACAGTTAATATGGTGCCGCCAAATATTTATATAGAGAAGCTAGCAGAATATGTAAAAAATAATGTAAAAGAAGTTCAACCACCTGAATGGAGCTTTTTTGCAAAAACTGCTAGTTTTAAAGAAAGAGTTCCAGACGATGTAGAGAATTGGTGGTATATGAGAACTGCATCGTTACTTAGAAAGCTTTACGTTTATAATTCTATGGGGCTCAGTAAATCAAAAACAGTATATGGAGGATTAAAAAGAAGGGGAAGTAAACCACCAAGAAGTGTGAAAGCCCCTGCTCATTCAACTAGATTGATATTTCAACAATTGGAAAATGCAGGCTTAGTTACAAAAACTAATTATGGAAGAAAACTATCTCCAAAAGGTAGGTCTATTCTAGATAAACTTGCCCGCGAAATATTTATAGAGTTGTCAAACCAAAATACTTCTTTGAAAAAATACCTTGAGTGATAAGCTATGTCAGATAACTATGTAGATCCCGAATTAGAAGAAATGTTAAGGAGAAGAGCTCAACAAGAAAGCAGAAGAAATATAGAAGAGCAGCAAAAAAGGGCTGAATTAGAAGCAAAAAAGGAGGCAATACTTAGGGTTATACTAACTCCAGAAGCTAGATTAAGGTTAAATAACGTAAAGTTAGTAAAACCAGATATAGCAACTTCTTTAGAGGATCAACTTATAGCATTAGCCCAAACTGGAAGAATTAAAACACCAATAAGTGATGACGAACTAAAAGAGATACTATCTCAAATAGCCGATCAGAATAAAAGAGATTATAAAATACAAATAAGAGAAAGGGGCTGGAAATGAGTAGAAATAAACCCGCAGGTAAAAAATCAAGACTTGGCAGAGCATTAAAATCTAATAGTGCTATACCTGCATGGATAATATTAAGAACTAATGGAAAGGTAAAAATAAATCCATTAAGAAGAGATTGGAGAAAAAATGATTTAAAGGTGTAAAAATAATGAAAGAAAAAGATAATTTTGAAATGATAATAAATCTAAGAAAGGTTATTATGAGTAAAAAAACTAATAGATCAAAAAAAGCTATAGCTATGATAAGGAAAATTATAGTAAGACATTTCGGTGCAGAAAAAGTCCTTTTAGATCCATTACTAGCTGCTACAGTTTCTAAGAATAGAGAGAAAGTAAGTTCTAGGATACCAGTTGTCGTGTCTAAGATCGGTGAAAAAACATATTTAGTAAAACTAGCAGTTAAACATGAATGAACATTCAGAGATTAAGTGTTTTCGGAACAGATAATATCGGAGTGTATATTTATTCTAACGATAAATATACTTTTATACCTAAAAATTTAGATAAAAACACTAAAGATATCATTATAGATAATTTAGGAACTGAATTAATAGAAACTAGCGTTTCAAATAGCTTCCTTTTAGGGATATTTATAAATGGAAATAATAATACTATAATACTACCAAAAATTGCGAAAGATAACGAAATAAAAGAAATAAAAGAGCAAGCAAAAGACACTAGAGTAGAAGTTCTTAACTTGAAAGCTACTGCATTAGGCAACGTTATACTAGCAAATGAT
This genomic window contains:
- a CDS encoding DUF711 family protein encodes the protein MQIRALTVFVSSLEYDRISNYVEKIKKIDNIWTKRISLPETNLSISKVMELIPQDNSVLFSVCGMRDNDNRIMEILDALRSGSNIFCNILVNDIKNLDKITKILTKLEPEEATRLALLINDDFLLTPYFPASTANVVADSFGLALLYVKDFIENNISSAFQQANEFGLKVSRKIGAKFLGIDVSLSPWMNESVGEIIEKQSGKIFSLGNTWTVGEINKLIFSEAWRSKVTPIGFSETMLPIAEDNILKKRVEEGSLTLSQLVQLTFACAAGIDMVGIKEDPLLYKNLIKDLIAIQFTKKRPYAIRIIPSRGEDKINTKDFGIIPTIKVI
- a CDS encoding phosphate signaling complex PhoU family protein; translated protein: MEVRRVQKFGKSTLMVSLPADWVKEVGLNPGESIYLEVDEDGSLKVYPPNLKSESTSKEMKVAIKNNTSADLIGRLIYSLYVLGFDKVSIESTDGPFNEDVLRKVKDAARSLIGLEIVSQDVTSLQIQSFLDPTKYNMTSLISRLSNTLKQMLHYLNLGIKEASRTFLQEVIELEKEIDRLYYLSLRQLLIAQVNRSLAYMIGVKRIQIVGNRILMKAVEEAADEISDAANDLLALHPEDLEIIKNSWEKIDMLIDQTTVVIDHVVKVLGKEDVKLVNEVMEELETLRRVLITEALGIEEKLSKISSPRATIAARTLNLRLYNAIRRMEPIAEIAFNRSVENLKEITID
- a CDS encoding nicotinate phosphoribosyltransferase, which codes for MKLFIPKEEEILDGKITDIYFDRTVKTLSYLGIKDVKVRMEFHSYGLPKNYNWGVFAGLEEVLKLLEGKPVTVYAMPEGTLFKEIEPVMIIEGNYLDFGIYETALLGILRQESSIATKAARLKSLALDKSMIFFGLRALHPVSSIIADRSAYIGGMDGVSGLMSKEYLGLEPSGTMPHALMLILGDDEKAWEAFNNAIDPAVQRIALVDTFEDERFAALKAAKLLGDKLYGIRLDTPSSRRGNFKKIIQEVRWTLDINGFRNVKIIVSGGIDEEDVIELKDYVDGFGIGTSVAFPQSVDFSADIVEKYIDGKWVPFTKRGKWPGAKQVWRCNSLNDTITLLNEKIDGCTPLLKKYMDNGKIMEKLPSITEIRQYVLSQLKTISQ
- a CDS encoding 30S ribosomal protein S19e, with translation MITVNMVPPNIYIEKLAEYVKNNVKEVQPPEWSFFAKTASFKERVPDDVENWWYMRTASLLRKLYVYNSMGLSKSKTVYGGLKRRGSKPPRSVKAPAHSTRLIFQQLENAGLVTKTNYGRKLSPKGRSILDKLAREIFIELSNQNTSLKKYLE
- a CDS encoding DNA-binding protein, with amino-acid sequence MSDNYVDPELEEMLRRRAQQESRRNIEEQQKRAELEAKKEAILRVILTPEARLRLNNVKLVKPDIATSLEDQLIALAQTGRIKTPISDDELKEILSQIADQNKRDYKIQIRERGWK
- a CDS encoding 50S ribosomal protein L39e, translated to MSRNKPAGKKSRLGRALKSNSAIPAWIILRTNGKVKINPLRRDWRKNDLKV
- a CDS encoding 50S ribosomal protein L31e encodes the protein MKEKDNFEMIINLRKVIMSKKTNRSKKAIAMIRKIIVRHFGAEKVLLDPLLAATVSKNREKVSSRIPVVVSKIGEKTYLVKLAVKHE